Proteins co-encoded in one Halococcoides cellulosivorans genomic window:
- the hemB gene encoding porphobilinogen synthase: protein MSLHRRPRRLRRDGLRELVAETRLAPSDLVAPVFVDATTDERVSIESMPGQERVPLDAVVDRVQEVRATGVETVILFGIPEAKDARGTRADATDGVVQRAIRAIDDATDVTVISDVCLCEYTDHGHCGILEAEARDAPRLTVDNDATLDRLASTAASHAAAGADIVAPSAMTDGMVGAIRERLDSSGYADVPILSYAAKYESAFYGPFRDAADGAPAFGDRRHYQMDPRNGDEALREVALDIEQGADAVMVKPALAYLDVVSAVDRAVDVPVAAYNVSGEYAMLHAASDRGWLDLDATALESLNAIRRAGADLIVTYFAERIAAQL, encoded by the coding sequence ATGAGCCTCCACCGTCGCCCCCGTCGTCTGCGTCGGGACGGTCTGCGTGAACTGGTCGCGGAGACTCGCCTCGCACCGAGCGACCTCGTCGCGCCCGTGTTCGTCGACGCGACCACCGACGAGCGCGTTTCGATCGAGTCGATGCCCGGGCAGGAACGCGTTCCGCTCGACGCCGTCGTCGACCGCGTCCAGGAGGTCCGCGCGACCGGCGTCGAGACGGTCATCCTGTTCGGCATTCCCGAGGCCAAAGACGCCCGCGGGACTCGCGCCGACGCCACAGACGGCGTCGTCCAGCGTGCGATCCGAGCGATCGACGACGCGACCGACGTGACCGTCATCAGCGACGTCTGTCTGTGTGAGTACACCGACCACGGCCACTGCGGCATCCTCGAAGCCGAGGCGCGCGACGCCCCTCGGCTGACCGTCGACAACGACGCGACGCTCGACCGTCTCGCGTCGACCGCCGCAAGTCACGCCGCGGCGGGCGCGGACATCGTCGCGCCGTCAGCGATGACCGACGGGATGGTCGGCGCGATCCGCGAGCGCCTGGATTCGAGTGGGTACGCCGACGTGCCAATTCTGAGCTACGCCGCGAAGTACGAGTCGGCGTTTTACGGCCCCTTTCGGGACGCCGCCGACGGCGCACCCGCGTTCGGTGACCGCCGACACTACCAGATGGATCCTCGAAACGGCGACGAAGCGCTCCGCGAGGTCGCCCTCGACATCGAACAGGGCGCGGACGCCGTGATGGTCAAGCCCGCGCTCGCCTACCTCGACGTCGTCAGTGCGGTCGACCGCGCGGTCGACGTGCCCGTCGCGGCGTACAACGTCTCCGGGGAGTACGCCATGCTCCACGCCGCGAGCGATCGGGGCTGGCTGGATCTCGACGCGACCGCACTGGAATCGCTGAATGCGATCCGGCGGGCCGGCGCCGACCTGATCGTCACGTACTTCGCAGAACGAATCGCGGCACAGCTGTGA
- a CDS encoding thiamine-phosphate synthase family protein, whose product MGLVAPQELVVEHVLPPVRALIARRLADRDLTQQQIADRLGVTQAAVSQYLSGDPPGGEIAGHPETTAAVESIAAELAAGDEYAALADLLELIETLEDRGPLCTLHEAESPELEGMSCDLCVRGPDERVAAERETLATVRKAARILAQTGGMAEFVPAVGTNVGSALPGATDPIDVAAIPGRIYAIQGRVEVPANPEFGASRHVARAILAARDVDPAIGGALNLATRDGLFAAARERGIEPLAFDADHEDHLADLRDALVDRGSVPRVVYHPGGFALEPITYVLGSDAVSAARLAADLVVATE is encoded by the coding sequence ATGGGACTGGTCGCGCCACAGGAACTCGTCGTCGAACACGTCTTGCCGCCCGTTCGAGCGTTGATCGCGCGGCGGCTCGCTGATCGCGATCTGACCCAACAGCAGATCGCTGATCGCCTCGGCGTGACCCAGGCCGCGGTGAGCCAGTATCTCAGCGGCGACCCGCCCGGCGGCGAGATCGCTGGCCACCCAGAGACGACGGCGGCCGTCGAATCGATCGCCGCCGAACTCGCGGCCGGTGACGAGTACGCCGCACTGGCCGACCTGTTGGAACTCATCGAGACACTCGAAGATCGCGGGCCGCTGTGTACGCTCCACGAGGCCGAATCGCCCGAACTGGAGGGGATGAGTTGTGATCTCTGTGTGCGCGGGCCCGACGAACGGGTCGCCGCCGAGCGCGAGACGCTCGCGACCGTCCGGAAAGCCGCTCGAATCCTCGCTCAGACCGGTGGGATGGCCGAATTCGTGCCCGCGGTCGGTACGAACGTCGGGTCGGCACTCCCCGGCGCGACCGATCCGATCGACGTCGCGGCGATTCCGGGGCGGATCTACGCGATCCAGGGGCGCGTCGAAGTGCCCGCGAACCCGGAGTTCGGGGCCTCACGACACGTCGCACGCGCAATTTTGGCCGCTCGGGACGTCGATCCCGCGATCGGTGGTGCGCTCAACCTCGCGACGCGTGACGGCCTGTTCGCGGCCGCTCGTGAGCGTGGGATCGAACCGCTGGCTTTCGACGCGGACCACGAGGACCACCTCGCGGACCTGCGCGACGCACTCGTCGATCGGGGGTCGGTCCCACGCGTGGTCTACCATCCCGGTGGGTTCGCGCTCGAACCGATCACGTACGTGCTGGGCAGCGACGCGGTGTCGGCAGCGCGACTCGCCGCGGATCTCGTCGTCGCGACGGAGTGA
- a CDS encoding DUF2237 family protein, translated as MTNSESETSDQQSVLGEPLEPCSVDPVTGYLRDGYCRDVTGDRGEHCLCAELTAEFLEYSAERGNDLRTPQPALDFPGLDPGDRWCLCVDRWIEALAADCAPPVVLAATHEHALDRIERETLDDHAVEG; from the coding sequence ATGACCAACAGCGAGTCCGAGACGAGCGATCAGCAGAGTGTGCTGGGAGAGCCACTCGAACCCTGTAGTGTCGACCCCGTGACTGGCTACCTGCGCGATGGGTACTGTCGCGACGTCACCGGCGACCGTGGCGAACACTGTCTGTGTGCCGAACTCACCGCGGAGTTTCTGGAGTACTCTGCAGAGCGGGGCAACGACCTCCGGACGCCCCAGCCCGCACTCGACTTTCCCGGCCTCGACCCCGGCGATCGGTGGTGTCTCTGTGTCGACCGGTGGATCGAGGCGCTGGCCGCCGACTGCGCGCCGCCGGTCGTGCTCGCAGCGACCCACGAGCACGCCCTCGACCGGATCGAACGCGAGACCCTCGACGACCACGCCGTCGAGGGCTGA
- the thiC gene encoding phosphomethylpyrimidine synthase ThiC, which translates to MARTQLQRARDGEVTPAMDRVAERENCDPEVVRESVASGEAVIPSNHAHDALDPMIIGAEFGTKINANIGTSETTSDYDTEREKLHTAIEYGADTVMDLSTGSNLDSIRTAHVEHSPIPLGTVPIYEAVKRAGSPEDITVDLLLEVIEKQAEQGVDYQTIHAGVLREHLPKTDGRVTGIVSRGGSIMAEWMEAHDAQNPLYTHFEEICAIFAAHDVTVSLGDGLRPGAIADANDAAQLAELRTLGELTRVAREHGVQTMVEGPGHMPLDEIGDHMAQQREICDGAPYYLLGPLVTDVAPGYDHITSAIGATEAARHGAAMLCYVTPKEHLGLPDDEDVRDGLAAYRIAAHAGDVAAGKPGASDWDDAISAARYDFDWRRQFELALDPDRAKSYHDQTLPDDTHKEARYCSMCGADFCSMRIDQDARGDSMADLNRSVDLAESAAASVNLPPTGTHDTSGLPTVSAAVCEHAENAIESDD; encoded by the coding sequence ATGGCACGAACCCAGCTCCAACGCGCCCGCGACGGTGAGGTCACGCCGGCGATGGACCGCGTCGCCGAACGCGAGAACTGCGACCCGGAAGTCGTCCGGGAGTCCGTCGCTTCGGGCGAGGCCGTCATCCCCTCGAACCATGCTCACGACGCGCTCGATCCGATGATCATCGGTGCGGAGTTCGGCACGAAGATCAACGCCAACATCGGGACGAGCGAGACCACCAGCGATTACGACACCGAGCGGGAGAAACTGCACACCGCGATCGAGTACGGCGCGGACACCGTGATGGACCTCTCGACCGGGTCGAATCTGGATTCGATCCGGACCGCCCACGTCGAACACTCCCCGATCCCGCTCGGAACGGTCCCGATCTACGAGGCCGTCAAGCGCGCGGGCAGTCCCGAAGACATCACCGTCGATCTCCTGCTCGAGGTCATCGAAAAGCAGGCCGAGCAGGGCGTCGACTACCAGACGATTCACGCGGGCGTGCTGCGCGAGCACCTCCCGAAGACCGACGGTCGGGTGACGGGTATCGTCTCCCGCGGTGGGTCGATCATGGCTGAGTGGATGGAGGCCCACGACGCCCAGAACCCGCTGTACACCCATTTCGAGGAGATCTGCGCAATCTTCGCCGCCCACGACGTCACCGTCTCGCTCGGTGACGGCCTCCGCCCGGGGGCGATCGCGGACGCCAACGACGCTGCTCAACTGGCCGAGTTGCGGACGCTGGGTGAGTTGACGCGGGTTGCTCGCGAGCACGGCGTCCAGACCATGGTCGAGGGCCCGGGCCACATGCCACTCGACGAGATCGGCGATCACATGGCCCAGCAGCGCGAGATCTGTGACGGCGCGCCCTACTACCTGCTCGGGCCGCTGGTGACCGACGTCGCGCCGGGCTACGACCATATCACGAGCGCGATCGGTGCGACCGAGGCCGCCCGACACGGCGCCGCGATGCTGTGTTACGTGACGCCGAAAGAGCATCTCGGCCTGCCCGACGACGAAGACGTTCGGGACGGACTCGCCGCCTACCGCATCGCCGCGCACGCGGGCGACGTGGCCGCCGGGAAACCGGGCGCGAGCGACTGGGACGACGCGATTTCGGCGGCCCGCTACGATTTCGACTGGCGCCGGCAGTTCGAGTTGGCCCTCGATCCAGACCGCGCGAAATCGTATCACGACCAGACACTCCCCGATGACACCCACAAGGAGGCACGCTACTGTTCGATGTGCGGCGCGGACTTTTGTTCGATGCGGATCGATCAGGACGCTCGTGGCGACTCGATGGCCGACCTGAACCGATCGGTCGACCTCGCGGAGTCGGCCGCTGCGAGCGTGAACCTCCCACCGACGGGAACCCACGACACCAGCGGGCTCCCGACGGTGTCGGCGGCCGTCTGTGAGCACGCCGAGAACGCGATCGAGAGCGACGACTGA
- a CDS encoding type II/IV secretion system ATPase subunit, with the protein MADPNSGLGPLGQVRSVLGDVRSVIGRGPGDPGPYRPAEQDTLVSAEGIEGTEVDRYWLRPPYAFAVITYDRRRDEHAYHVVEPTLDPRERTLLDRTMEDVRAPLLYRESVDIDPEAAIRAELFDRLDEYGADLTPASAHRIFYYLHREFLGYGKIDPLLADPNVEDISADGIGVPVYVYHDAYDDVRTTVVYDADELETVVVRLAQRSGRHVSISDPVVSTTLPDGSRIELAYGTEVTPRGSAFTIRKYADDPFTPIDLLESGTVDLEMLAFLWLAVEHNKSLLIAGGTAAGKTTTMNALSMFIPPGSKVLTIEDTRELSLYHENWLSAVTRERIAEDEDISMYDLLRSALRHRPEYILVGEVRGSEAITLFQAMNTGHTTFSTIHADSVQRTINRLENEPINVPRPMVASLDLLCVQVLTRRGNERVRRVRTLAEIEDIDRRSGDLDYTESFEYDTRTDEFQRGNTGLIGEIVDERDWSRARVLEELRDRSRYLDALQRHGVDDYRRFTALINEYYADRAAALRSIGIEGPDR; encoded by the coding sequence GTGGCAGATCCCAATAGCGGTCTGGGGCCGCTGGGCCAGGTTCGATCGGTCCTGGGCGACGTGCGGTCAGTGATCGGTCGGGGACCTGGCGACCCCGGACCGTATCGGCCGGCCGAACAGGACACCCTCGTGAGTGCCGAGGGGATCGAGGGCACCGAGGTGGATCGCTACTGGTTGCGCCCGCCGTACGCGTTCGCGGTCATCACCTACGATCGACGGCGTGACGAACACGCGTATCACGTCGTCGAACCGACCCTCGACCCCCGGGAGCGAACCCTGCTCGACCGGACGATGGAGGACGTTCGCGCGCCGTTGCTCTATCGCGAATCGGTCGATATCGACCCCGAGGCGGCAATCCGTGCCGAACTGTTCGACCGTCTCGACGAGTACGGCGCGGATCTCACTCCGGCCAGCGCCCACCGGATCTTCTACTATCTCCACCGGGAGTTTCTGGGCTACGGCAAGATCGATCCGTTGCTCGCGGACCCGAACGTCGAGGACATCTCTGCCGACGGGATCGGCGTGCCGGTCTACGTCTATCACGACGCCTACGACGACGTGCGGACGACCGTGGTCTACGACGCCGACGAACTCGAAACCGTCGTCGTTCGTCTCGCCCAACGCTCGGGGCGACACGTCAGCATCTCCGATCCGGTCGTCTCGACGACGCTGCCGGACGGATCACGGATCGAACTGGCCTACGGGACGGAGGTCACGCCCCGTGGGTCGGCGTTCACGATCCGGAAGTACGCCGACGATCCGTTCACGCCGATCGATCTCCTCGAGTCGGGCACGGTCGATCTGGAGATGCTCGCCTTCCTCTGGCTGGCCGTCGAGCACAACAAATCGCTGTTGATCGCGGGCGGGACCGCCGCCGGGAAGACGACGACGATGAACGCGCTGTCGATGTTCATCCCGCCGGGATCGAAGGTCCTGACGATCGAAGACACGCGCGAACTCTCCCTGTATCACGAGAACTGGCTGTCGGCGGTCACCCGCGAACGGATCGCTGAGGACGAAGACATCTCGATGTACGACCTCCTTCGGTCGGCACTCCGTCACCGCCCGGAGTACATCCTCGTCGGTGAGGTCCGCGGGAGCGAGGCGATCACGCTGTTCCAGGCGATGAACACCGGGCACACGACGTTCTCGACGATCCACGCCGATTCGGTCCAGCGGACGATCAACCGCCTCGAAAACGAACCGATCAACGTCCCACGTCCGATGGTCGCGAGTCTGGATCTACTCTGTGTGCAGGTGTTGACGCGTCGCGGTAACGAACGTGTCCGGCGCGTGCGGACGCTCGCTGAGATCGAGGACATCGATCGCCGGAGCGGTGATCTCGACTACACCGAATCGTTCGAGTACGACACCCGGACGGACGAGTTCCAGCGCGGGAACACCGGGTTGATCGGTGAAATCGTCGACGAACGCGACTGGTCACGTGCACGCGTCCTCGAAGAACTCCGCGATCGATCACGGTATCTCGACGCACTCCAGCGACATGGCGTCGACGACTACCGGCGGTTTACCGCACTGATCAACGAGTATTACGCCGATCGAGCGGCCGCGCTCAGATCGATCGGCATCGAGGGGCCTGACCGCTAA
- a CDS encoding type II secretion system F family protein, whose amino-acid sequence MAVVGLAPLAVALVGAVLLLARSKVGPVDRALTRIALLVAPAVPERPDRRRLLGAAAVPTTYRTYAAESWVLAALGGLIGGVVGVYLSGWMLVGLPIVAGVVSLAVSRPGLAVLVAVGGFIAAGLTASGISLWRWQRLNNRAIERRRAIDAAIPRTVAFMYALTRGGTSVTDAMWTIGSHREIYGAAADEIDVAVREMELFGADVVTATQRMASRSPSDRFRTFGENLASVLRSGRSVSEFFREQYQQFNDAAADRQAELLDRLATVAEAYVTILVAGVLFLLTILFIIGLTVSETLAIVRALVYLMIPLGTLATIVYLDQSLQGIDVVERTPTDLAPDRDERATTAVDPSTRRRLAIADRVRALRGVVADPWTTFLDRPIRSLVVTVPIAAIVFGAVVVSLDLSTMPVHRLDDAVVWALLLVAGPYSVLRALHRRRIRRVEAAVPDLLDRLASLNEAGMSIVESIERVRESDLGPLDPEVDALWRDLQVGATVTQALDRFQARVGTATVARVTTLVANAHRASGTLGPVLRIAADDVQSTLRLRHQRRQEMFTYLIVVYIAFGVFVLIALVVRLVLIPSLPEVTTVSSSSIPSGGSPLSQVGTANRAAYAVVLSHAVLVQAACSGLVAGQIGEGRVADGVKHAAIMVALAYLIVVVTTGPVAAITVGGASGTTIEVDSATLSNGGYLVVHEESADGPIVGRTDHLAPGTHGDLTIALDRPATDVEVVAYRDADRDRVFDPDRDVSYPEGPGRHAVGLSI is encoded by the coding sequence ATGGCGGTCGTCGGCCTCGCCCCCCTTGCTGTCGCACTCGTGGGGGCCGTGTTGCTCCTGGCCCGGTCGAAGGTTGGGCCGGTGGATCGCGCACTCACCCGGATCGCCCTCCTCGTGGCGCCGGCGGTTCCCGAGCGTCCCGACCGTCGCCGCCTGCTCGGAGCGGCGGCGGTCCCGACGACGTATCGAACGTACGCCGCGGAATCCTGGGTGCTCGCCGCACTCGGTGGGTTGATCGGTGGCGTCGTCGGCGTCTATCTCTCCGGATGGATGCTCGTCGGCCTCCCGATCGTCGCCGGGGTTGTCTCGCTCGCCGTCTCACGGCCGGGACTCGCCGTCCTCGTCGCCGTCGGTGGCTTCATCGCCGCCGGGTTGACCGCCTCCGGGATCTCGCTGTGGCGCTGGCAGCGTCTCAACAACCGCGCGATCGAGCGACGCCGCGCGATCGACGCTGCGATCCCCCGGACCGTCGCGTTCATGTACGCGCTGACCCGCGGGGGGACCTCCGTCACCGATGCGATGTGGACCATCGGGTCGCATCGCGAAATCTACGGCGCGGCGGCCGACGAGATCGACGTCGCCGTCCGCGAGATGGAATTGTTCGGCGCTGACGTGGTGACGGCGACCCAGCGAATGGCCTCGCGGTCTCCCAGTGACCGCTTTCGGACCTTCGGTGAGAACCTCGCGAGCGTGCTCCGAAGCGGACGCAGTGTCTCGGAGTTCTTTCGCGAGCAGTACCAGCAGTTCAACGATGCCGCGGCCGACCGACAGGCCGAACTCCTCGATCGTCTCGCGACCGTGGCCGAGGCGTACGTGACGATCCTCGTCGCGGGAGTCCTCTTTTTGTTGACGATCCTCTTCATCATCGGATTGACCGTCTCGGAGACGCTCGCGATCGTTCGCGCACTGGTGTATCTCATGATCCCGCTCGGAACGCTCGCGACGATCGTCTACCTGGATCAGTCGCTCCAGGGCATCGACGTCGTCGAACGCACTCCGACCGATCTGGCACCCGATCGGGACGAGCGGGCCACGACCGCGGTCGATCCGTCGACGCGGCGTCGACTCGCGATCGCGGACCGCGTTCGTGCCCTCAGAGGGGTGGTCGCTGACCCGTGGACGACGTTTCTCGACCGGCCGATCCGGAGCCTCGTCGTGACGGTTCCGATCGCTGCCATCGTTTTCGGCGCCGTCGTCGTCAGTCTCGACCTCTCGACGATGCCAGTCCACCGCCTCGACGACGCCGTGGTCTGGGCCCTGTTGCTCGTGGCCGGTCCGTACAGCGTCCTCCGAGCCCTCCACCGTCGGCGCATCCGACGCGTCGAGGCTGCCGTCCCGGACCTGCTCGATCGCCTCGCGAGTCTGAACGAGGCGGGCATGTCCATCGTCGAGTCGATCGAGCGAGTCCGAGAGAGTGATCTCGGCCCGCTCGATCCGGAGGTCGACGCCCTCTGGCGGGACTTGCAGGTCGGCGCGACCGTCACGCAGGCCCTCGATCGGTTTCAGGCGCGCGTCGGGACGGCGACCGTCGCGCGTGTGACGACACTCGTCGCGAACGCCCACCGCGCGAGTGGGACGCTCGGGCCGGTGCTACGGATCGCTGCCGACGACGTCCAGTCGACGCTCAGACTCCGCCACCAGCGTCGCCAGGAGATGTTCACCTATCTGATCGTCGTCTACATCGCCTTCGGCGTGTTCGTGCTCATCGCCCTCGTCGTTCGCCTGGTCTTGATCCCGAGTCTTCCCGAGGTCACGACTGTCAGTTCGTCGTCGATCCCGAGCGGTGGCTCGCCACTCTCCCAGGTCGGGACGGCCAACCGCGCGGCGTACGCCGTCGTTCTCTCGCACGCGGTGCTCGTCCAGGCCGCGTGTTCGGGCCTCGTCGCCGGCCAGATCGGTGAGGGACGCGTCGCGGACGGGGTGAAACATGCCGCGATCATGGTCGCACTGGCGTATCTGATCGTCGTCGTTACGACCGGGCCCGTCGCGGCGATTACGGTCGGTGGGGCCTCTGGCACGACGATCGAAGTCGACTCTGCGACCCTGTCGAACGGCGGGTATCTCGTCGTCCACGAGGAGAGCGCCGACGGACCGATCGTCGGTCGGACCGACCATCTCGCGCCCGGCACGCACGGCGATCTCACGATCGCACTCGATCGACCGGCGACGGACGTCGAGGTCGTGGCGTATCGCGACGCCGACCGTGATCGCGTGTTCGACCCCGATCGCGACGTCTCGTATCCAGAGGGCCCGGGTCGGCACGCGGTCGGGCTCTCGATCTGA